From one Lotus japonicus ecotype B-129 chromosome 3, LjGifu_v1.2 genomic stretch:
- the LOC130743689 gene encoding probable aspartic protease At2g35615 has translation MEVHVLALFVIVFISPLIEANLPNNFSIDLIHRDSPLSPFYNSSMNESEVFINVAMRSISRAETLFHLSNTGGIKSQAMLISNKIDYLMKFTVGNPPIDSFGIVDTGSDLIWIQCQPCEDCYKQTTPIFDPKKSSTYQTISCDSHTCDLVGTHACGASTVCRYEFTYEDKSMTVGELARDIITFGSFREVISPNTIFGCGHTNLGFDGPTATGLVGLGQGPLSLVSQLGDRISHKFSYCLFHRYSNITSKIKFGWEATLSRDRIGVVSVPLVDRAPNTFYHLSLKEIYVGKDAVETDKSNSDIIIDSGTTLTFLETSLYEIFELTVIEAYGDDREPIRNPPKPYRLCYLDGTTKDLPDISLSFYGANRKLRLKAYNVFAKFSGLLCLTVAPIKGSSVLGNLAQVNFKVLYDLQERKICDALHSVKLFREQDNAIRFLLGLNDSFGVVKSQILISHPLPSLAKVVSLATQHERQTETKEKGDSPAIVNAAEGKKPPYGREDDVYSQRGVEEPFTADQYKGILDMIQHVTTVSKKGLENGGASVNHVVRAVACE, from the exons ATGGAGGTACATGTACTTGCACTTTTTGTCATTGTGTTTATCTCACCTTTAATTGAAGCCAACCTACCTAATAACTTTAGCATTGATCTAATTCACAGAGACTCGCCTTTGTCCCCTTTCTACAACTCTTCAATGAACGAATCAGAGGTCTTTATAAATGTCGCTATGCGTTCAATTTCTCGAGCTGAAACCTTATTTCACCTCTCAAATACAGGTGGAATTAAATCTCAAGCTATGCTTATTTCAAACAAAATTGATTACCTCATGAAATTCACCGTAGGAAACCCACCCATAGACTCATTTGGCATTGTAGACACAGGCAGTGACCTTATTTGGATACAATGCCAACCTTGTGAAGATTGTTACAAACAAACCACACCCATCTTTGATCCAAAGAAATCTTCCACTTACCAAACAATATCTTGTGATAGTCATACTTGTGACTTGGTCGGCACACATGCTTGTGGAGCTTCAACCGTGTGCCGGTATGAGTTCACTTACGAGGACAAGTCCATGACTGTTGGAGAGTTGGCTCGTGATATAATTACCTTTGGTTCCTTTCGTGAAGTGATTTCTCCAAATACTATCTTCGGGTGTGGACATACCAACCTTGGGTTTGATGGACCTACGGCAACAGGATTAGTTGGTCTTGGACAAGGACCTTTGTCTTTGGTTTCGCAACTAGGTGATCGGATTAGTCACAAATTCTCATATTGCCTGTTTCACCGGTATTCAAATATCACTAGTAAGATCAAGTTTGGGTGGGAAGCAACTTTATCTAGAGATCGAATTGGAGTTGTTTCTGTCCCTTTGGTGGACAGAGCTCCAAACACCTTTTACCACCTTAGCCTTAAAGAAATTTATGTTGGCAAGGACGCGGTGGAGACTGATAAGAGTAATTCAG atATTATAATTGATTCGGGGACTACGTTGACTTTTCTGGAGACAAGTTTGTATGAGATTTTTGAACTTACCGTGATTGAAGCTTATGGTGATGATCGTGAACCAATAAGAAATCCACCTAAGCCATACAGATTGTGTTATCTTGATGGGACAACGAAGGACCTCCCAGATATTTCTCTTAGCTTTTACGGAGCAAACAGAAAATTACGGCTAAAGGCATACAATGTATTTGCAAAGTTCAGTGGTTTGTTGTGCCTTACAGTGGCCCCTATTAAAGGTTCCTCTGTCCTTGGGAACTTAGCACAAGTGAACTTTAAGGTATTGTACGATCTACAAGAGAGAAAAAT ATGTGATGCTCTTCATAGTGTGAAATTGTTTAGAGAACAAGATAATGCTATCAGATTTCTTTTAGGGTTGAATGATAGTTTTGGAGTGGTGAAGTCACAAATTTTGATAAGTCATCCTTTACCATCATTAGCTAAGGTTGTTTCCTTAGCCACACAACATGAGAGGCAAACTGAGACAAAAGAGAAAGGAGATTCACCAGCAATAGTGAATGCTGCAGAAGGAAAGAAACCACCATATGGAAGAG AGGATGATGTTTACTCACAAAGAGGGGTTGAAGAACCTTTTACTGCAGATCAGTATAAAGGAATCTTAGACATGATTCAGCATGTCACCACAGTCTCAAAGAAAGGTTTAGAAAATGGTGGTGCTTCTGTAAATCATGTGGTGAGGGCAGTTGCTTGTGAATGA